Genomic segment of Ammospiza caudacuta isolate bAmmCau1 chromosome 37, bAmmCau1.pri, whole genome shotgun sequence:
ttccccccaaactccccatttctccccatttttcccccatttttctccccaaactccccatttctccccatttctccccattttcccccccaaatccccatttttccccccaaatccccatttttctccccatttttccccccaaactccccatttctccccatttttcccccatttttccccccaaactccccatttctccccatttctccccattttcccccccaaatccccattttctccccgtTCCCCACCGCCGTTGCTCAGGGCCAGCCCCACGGTGGCCGGTGCCTGCGGCCGCGCCGTCTGGCTCGTGAAGCCGCAGTCGCCCAAAGTCTTGGAGTCCTCCAGCAGCTGGTCGTCCTGCAAGGGGTAAAACCACGGGGAgtcaccccaaaacagccccaaaatatccacaaatagccccaaaatagccccaaaagATCCCCTGAAATTACCCAAAAAtaacaccaaaaaatccccaaaatatcccctgaaattaccccaaaatagccccaaataTCCCctgaaattaccccaaaattaccccaaaatatcccctgaaattaccccaaaatagccccaaaatagccgctgaaattaccccaaaattaccccaaaatatcccctgaaattaccccaaaatagccccaaataTCCTCTGAAATTAcaccaaaattaccccaaaatatcccctgaaattaccccaaaatagccccaaaatagcCGCTGAAATTACCCCAAATCACCTCAAAATATCGCCGAAATTATCCCAAAAAATCACCTGAAATAcgcccaaaatatccccaaaatagcccctgaaattaccccaaaatatcccctgaaattaccccaaaatagCACCAAAATATCCCCACAATAGCACCAAAATATCCCctgaaattaccccaaaatagCCCCTGAAATTACCCCAAATCACCTCAAAATATCGCCGaaattatcccaaaatatcacctgaaattaccccaaaatatccctaaaacAGCCCctgaaattaccccaaaatagCACCAAAATACCCCCTGAAATTACACCAAAATAGcaccaaaatatccccaaaatagcccctgaaattaccccaaaatagcccccaaaaaaaccctgaaattacaccaaaatagccccaaaatatcccctgaaattacaccaaaatagcaccaaaaaattccctgaaattaaaccaaaatagccccaaaatatccccaaaatatcccctgAAATTACtccaaaatagccccaaaatatccccaaaatatcccctgaaattaccccaaaatagcccctgaaattaccccaaatcaccccaaaatatcgctgaaattattccaaaatatCACCTGAAATAtgcccaaaatatccccaaaatatcccctgaaattaccccaaaatagccccaaaatatccccaaaatagcCCCTGAAATTACACCAAAATATCTCCTGAAATTACaccaaaatagccccaaaatatccccaaaatagcACTAACATATCCCCTGAAAttaccccaaatcaccccaaaatatcaccgaaattatcccaaaatatcacctgaaatatccccaaaataatATGCCCTGAAATATCctcaaaatatccctgaaattaccccaaaatatccccaaaatatcccggaaattaccccaaaattaccTCAAAATATCTCCctgaaattaccccaaaatatctcgtgaaattaccccaaaatcaccccaaaatatccctgaaatgATCCCAAAACACCTCCtgaaacacccccaaaaaagccttaaaatcccctcaaatcctcctaaaacccccaaatttcccctaaaaccccaaaatccccctaaaaatcccccaaacccccaaaatttcccctaaaatccccaaatccccctcaaatcccccctaAAACCTCCCCAATTCTCCCTCACACCCCGCACTAAaactccccaaatcctccccaattctcccccaaaaatccccccaaaaccccctaaaaccccccaaatttaaCCTAAaactcccaaatttcccctaaaacccccaaaatccccctaaaaatcccccaaacccccaaaatttcccctaaaatccccaaatcccccctcaaatcccccctcaaatcccccctaAAACCTCCCCAattctcccccaaaattcccccaaacccccctaaaactcccaaatttcccctaaaacccccaaattttccctaaaacctcccaaatttcccctaaatatcccccaaacccccaaaatttcccctaaaaaaccccaaatccccaaaatttcccctaaaacccccaaatccccctcaaatcccccctaAAACCTCCCCAATTCTCCCTCACACCCCCACTGAaactccccaaatcctccccaattctcccccaaaaatcccccccaaaaccccccgaaaagccccaaaatttccctaaaATGCCCAAAATCTCCccgaaaaccccaaaatttcccctaAATCCCCGAAATTTCCCCATGAACCCCTCACTGCCCGCCTTGTAGAGCCGCTGCTCCTCGGGCGGCCGGTGCAGGATTCCCTGCACGATTCTCTTCAGCTCCAGCACGGTCGAGGATTCCTTGGCCTCGGTGAAAATCGTGGTTTTGTGCCGCCGGATCATCAGGAACACGTCCTGGAGGCGAAAAAATTccgatttttaaaacttttattccattttggAGCGTTTTTAGTCcattttttaggggtttttaattccattttagGCCGCGGCTCCTGAGGGAGTGGGCGTGGTTAAGCTTAAGGGGGCGTGGCTTGTTTAAAAAAGGAGGCGGCCACCACATAAAATAAGGCGGAGTTTGCCTTTAAAGGGCATAACTGATTAATAAAGCATGTAATTAAAGCAGAAAGGGGCGTGGTTATTAAAATTTAAACGTtatttgcataaaaataataaaaggttGAGACTATTAACGGGCGTGGTTTGAGTGAGGGGGAGGTGGGCGTGGCCTCGCTGAGGGGGCGCGCGGAGTGGGCGTGGCCTCGCTGAGGGAAGCCGCCCGCGCTCCCTTATATAGGGGGCGGGGGGGGGAAAGCGGATTTGAGGCGAAATTTCGGCATTTCGGGCAATTCCTTCGCGCTTCTCCCGATCCCGCCGTGATCCCAAAGTGACCAAAAAGCTCCGGAACGGCCCCAAAACCTCCGCGGAGCCGCCTCCCCCCCGGGGGCTCCCTCTCACCATGGCGGCCGCTCCGCCGGCTCCGTCTGCGCCGGGTCCGCCGCGATCCCAGCGGCCCCCGCGGCACCCGCGCACCCGCACAGAGGAGCGCGAAATCTCGCGAGAGCCGCCGCCATCTTGAGAAGGGCTGAGGGGGACGGTGAAGGGGGCGCCGccattttgaaaaggaaaaatggcggggtggcattttggggggggggggtttgaggcaattttggggggattttgggggttaaaCAGTGCGGCCGTATGGATTTAGGGGTATTAAACACACTCTGAGGAGGAACTGTGCTGTTGGCGTGATTTTTTCCGGTGAAATTCgaggagggggattttgggggtctcccCCACCGTCATGGGATGAATTTCTGAGGGGGATTTTCACCCTCCCCTCCCACAGTCGATTCCCAcccctccccccctccccccccacctccattttaattttaaggGCGTCACccccaaaatttttttctttttggggggggggggggaacccCTCCCCCCCGGCGTGGGCGAACCCGTCGGACGGCGTCGGGCGGGGGTGGGcgtggccccgcccctcccccaccccgcCCCCGACCCGATTTAAGGGGGTgcggggggtgggggaggggcgggcgCCGCCATGGGGACCCCGCGGGCTCTGcgtcccctcccccccctcctGCTGATAATGGTACTGGCCGCCCTCGCCTGTGACGTCATCAGgcccggggacccccccccagGTGAGACccgaggggggggggggggaaacccccgcccctcccccacccgtGGGAgagaaaattttggggatttttggggttcccgggtggaaatttggggttcccGGGTTggaatttttaaagatttccccccaaaatttaaaaattcgGAGtcaaattttgggggttcaggtggaaatttggggattttgggtggaatttttggagttttggggggaattttgggggtcgGGAGacaaatttgggggtttggggtggaaatttggaaattttggggttcccggcttggaaatttggggattttgggtggaaaattgggaatttgggggttcctggcgtggaaatttggggaattttggggttttcccccaaatttgggaccttaaatttggagattttggggttcccgggcggaatttgggggatttgaggtgaaattttgggggttcGGGGTGGAAATTTCgggattttccccaaatttggggttgaAAATTTGGGGTTCCCCAAATTGAGCatccaaattttggggttcccgggttggaatttttggagatttccccccaaaatttaaaaattcgGAGtcaaattttgggggttcaggtggaaatttggggattttgggtgaaattttggggattttgggtggaaattttggggtttttttccccccaaatttggggtttgaaatttggggttcagcaaatttggggatttggggtgaaaatttgggaattttggggttcccgggttggaatttttggagatttccccccaaaatttaaaaattcgGAGtcaaattttgggggttcaggtggaaatttggggttcccgggtggaattttggggtttttgggtggaaattttggggtttttccccaaatttggggttggaaatttggggttccATAAATTTGGgaccaaattttggggttttggggtttttttgggtggatttgggggttttttaaatggatttttgggggtttttaaatggattttgggtttttttttgaggggggattttggggtttttaaaatggatttttggggtttttaaaatggattttttggggtttttaaagtggatttttgggggtttttttgggtggattttggggtttttttgggtggattttggggtttttttgggtggattttggggcttttaaatg
This window contains:
- the ELOB gene encoding elongin-B isoform X1, with the translated sequence MDVFLMIRRHKTTIFTEAKESSTVLELKRIVQGILHRPPEEQRLYKDDQLLEDSKTLGDCGFTSQTARPQAPATVGLALSNGAEESFEGLRIEPFSSPPELPDVMKPQDGTGAATEPPLP
- the ELOB gene encoding elongin-B isoform X2; this encodes MDVFLMIRRHKTTIFTEAKESSTVLELKRIVQGILHRPPEEQRLYKDDQLLEDSKTLGDCGFTSQTARPQAPATVGLALSNGEESFEGLRIEPFSSPPELPDVMKPQDGTGAATEPPLP